In Clostridium sporogenes, one genomic interval encodes:
- a CDS encoding DNA-directed RNA polymerase subunit alpha gives MLEIEKPKIECVENAEDGSYGKFVIEPLERGYGITLGNALRRILLSSLPGVAADHIKIDSVLHEFSTVQGVKEDVTELILNIKCLALTMNGEGPKTIYIDEVGPKEVTAADIKTDGDVEVINKDLHIATLDENGKMYMEINVNRGRGYVTQNKNKTKDMPIGSIAVDSIYTPVKRVNFSVENTRVGQITDYDKLTIEVWTNGTIRPEEAVSLSAKILIEHFKLFMTLTDHADDMEIMVEKEEDKKEKVLEMTIEELDLSVRSYNCLKRAGINTVQELCERSMDDMMKVRNLGKKSLEEVEQKLEALGLGLRKSED, from the coding sequence ATGTTAGAAATAGAAAAGCCAAAAATAGAATGTGTTGAAAATGCTGAAGATGGTTCCTATGGTAAATTTGTCATTGAACCATTAGAAAGAGGTTATGGAATAACTCTTGGTAATGCTTTGAGAAGAATTCTTTTATCATCATTACCTGGAGTTGCTGCAGACCATATAAAAATTGATAGTGTTCTTCATGAGTTTTCAACAGTACAAGGTGTAAAAGAGGATGTTACAGAATTAATTCTTAACATCAAATGTTTAGCACTTACTATGAATGGAGAGGGTCCAAAAACTATATATATAGATGAAGTTGGACCTAAAGAAGTTACAGCAGCTGATATCAAAACAGACGGAGATGTTGAAGTAATAAACAAAGATTTACATATAGCAACCCTTGACGAAAATGGTAAAATGTATATGGAAATCAACGTTAATCGTGGTAGGGGCTATGTAACTCAAAATAAAAACAAAACTAAGGATATGCCAATAGGAAGTATAGCAGTGGATTCAATTTATACACCTGTTAAAAGAGTTAACTTTTCCGTTGAAAATACTAGAGTTGGCCAAATAACAGACTATGATAAATTGACTATAGAAGTTTGGACTAATGGAACTATAAGACCAGAAGAAGCTGTAAGTTTATCAGCTAAAATTCTTATAGAGCACTTTAAGTTATTTATGACTTTAACTGATCATGCAGATGATATGGAAATCATGGTTGAAAAAGAAGAAGATAAGAAAGAAAAGGTTCTAGAAATGACAATTGAAGAGCTAGATCTTTCAGTAAGAAGTTATAACTGCTTAAAGAGAGCTGGAATAAATACAGTTCAAGAACTATGCGAAAGAAGCATGGATGATATGATGAAAGTTAGAAACCTTGGTAAAAAGTCCTTAGAAGAAGTAGAACAAAAGTTAGAAGCTTTAGGATTAGGTTTAAGAAAAAGTGAAGATTAG
- a CDS encoding Na/Pi cotransporter family protein: MNVFAMLTGLIGGLGLFIYGMNLMGDGLQNVAGEKVKVFFEKVTSNPVKGVLTGVVVTGVIQSSSATTVMVVGFVNAGLMTLTQAAGVIMGANIGTTVTGQLVAFNVTAGAPLFVGVGTAIVLFAKKKKTKEIGNIILGFGILFMGMEIMKEAMAPLGQSEAFKSLALSLSHNVFLGIVVGMGMTAIVQSSSATIGILIALSSNGVLPLSAALPILFGDNIGTCVTALLASIGASKNARKAALFHLTFNVIGTVIFAFILVPLTPFVRVVTNLTPGDVGRQIANAHTIFNLVNTFIQIWFIKYIVAFVNKMIPGSDPYEKMAPKYIDERLLENPTIAINQTIKEVVRMANKAKENLQLSIDAFEKNDLELVSKVYENEKLINILNKSITTYLVKLNNLKLSDKQLNLVGSMFHVVNDIERIGDHAENIIDLTSEKIEKRIQFSDDATYDIKHLFNYTLDSLTRTIEGFESNDVERSQSVMYVEEKIDSLEEQLRETNIKRLNKGTCNANASAIFLDIINNFERVGDHCTNIAQTVINR; encoded by the coding sequence ATGAATGTATTTGCTATGTTAACAGGTCTTATTGGTGGGTTAGGTTTATTCATCTATGGCATGAACTTAATGGGAGATGGATTGCAAAATGTAGCAGGAGAAAAAGTAAAGGTTTTTTTTGAAAAAGTAACTTCTAACCCTGTAAAAGGTGTATTAACAGGCGTAGTAGTAACAGGCGTAATTCAAAGTAGTAGTGCTACTACAGTTATGGTTGTTGGATTTGTAAATGCAGGTTTAATGACTTTAACACAGGCAGCAGGGGTTATTATGGGAGCTAATATAGGGACTACAGTTACAGGACAACTAGTTGCTTTTAATGTTACTGCTGGAGCTCCATTATTTGTAGGTGTAGGAACTGCAATAGTTTTATTTGCTAAAAAGAAAAAGACTAAAGAAATAGGTAATATAATACTAGGTTTTGGTATATTATTTATGGGAATGGAAATAATGAAGGAAGCTATGGCTCCATTAGGGCAAAGTGAAGCATTTAAAAGTTTAGCTTTATCATTATCACATAATGTATTTTTAGGAATAGTTGTAGGTATGGGAATGACAGCTATAGTTCAAAGTTCCTCTGCTACGATAGGTATATTAATAGCTTTATCAAGTAATGGGGTACTTCCATTATCAGCAGCATTACCAATACTGTTTGGAGATAATATTGGTACTTGCGTAACAGCACTATTAGCTAGTATTGGTGCATCTAAAAATGCAAGAAAAGCAGCTTTATTTCATTTAACTTTTAATGTTATAGGAACAGTAATATTTGCATTTATTTTAGTTCCATTAACTCCTTTTGTTAGAGTAGTTACTAACCTAACTCCAGGAGATGTAGGAAGACAAATTGCTAATGCACATACCATATTTAATTTAGTTAACACATTTATACAAATATGGTTTATAAAATATATTGTTGCATTTGTTAATAAGATGATACCAGGCAGTGATCCATATGAGAAGATGGCTCCTAAGTACATAGACGAAAGATTATTAGAAAATCCTACAATAGCTATTAATCAAACCATAAAAGAAGTAGTGAGAATGGCCAATAAAGCCAAAGAAAATTTGCAATTATCCATAGATGCATTTGAAAAGAATGATTTAGAATTAGTGAGTAAAGTATATGAAAATGAAAAGCTTATAAATATACTGAACAAGAGTATAACTACATATTTGGTTAAATTAAATAACTTAAAATTATCTGATAAACAGTTAAATTTAGTAGGTTCTATGTTTCATGTGGTAAATGATATAGAAAGAATAGGAGACCATGCGGAAAACATAATAGATTTAACTAGTGAAAAAATAGAAAAAAGGATTCAATTTTCAGATGATGCTACATATGATATAAAACATTTATTTAATTATACATTAGATTCCTTAACAAGAACTATTGAAGGCTTTGAAAGTAATGATGTGGAGAGATCTCAAAGTGTTATGTATGTTGAAGAAAAAATAGATAGTTTAGAAGAACAGCTAAGGGAAACTAATATAAAAAGATTAAATAAGGGAACTTGTAATGCCAATGCCAGTGCTATATTTTTAGATATTATAAATAATTTTGAAAGAGTTGGAGATCATTGTACAAATATAGCACAGACTGTTATAAACAGATAA
- a CDS encoding fumarate hydratase: MREISVNTIKKVVKKLCIEANYYLPKDVNDKIVQCREEETWNISREVLQTIEENIHIAKEENIPLCQDTGMACIFIEIGQDVHIIGGPLQDSINEGIAEGYKEGYLRKSVVSDPIERINTGDNTPAVIYYNIVQGDRIKITVAPKGFGSENMSKIAMLKPADGLEGIKNFILDVVKEAGPNPCPPIVVGVGIGGTFDKCAYLSKKALLRPIDARNKNKFYKDLEEELLEKINSLGIGPQGFGGKTTALAVNIETFPTHIAGLPIAVNVSCHVTRHKEEII; encoded by the coding sequence ATGAGGGAAATATCAGTAAATACTATAAAAAAAGTAGTGAAAAAATTATGTATAGAAGCTAATTATTATTTGCCTAAAGATGTAAATGACAAAATAGTACAATGTAGAGAAGAAGAAACTTGGAATATATCTAGAGAAGTTTTACAAACTATAGAAGAAAATATACATATAGCTAAAGAAGAAAATATACCTTTATGCCAGGATACGGGTATGGCATGTATATTTATTGAAATAGGGCAAGATGTTCATATAATTGGAGGGCCTCTACAAGATTCTATTAATGAAGGTATAGCAGAAGGGTACAAGGAAGGATATTTAAGAAAATCTGTAGTTAGTGACCCTATAGAAAGAATAAATACAGGAGATAATACTCCAGCAGTAATATATTATAATATAGTTCAAGGGGATAGAATTAAGATAACTGTAGCTCCAAAGGGATTTGGATCAGAAAATATGAGTAAGATAGCTATGTTAAAACCAGCAGATGGATTAGAAGGTATAAAAAATTTTATTTTAGATGTGGTTAAAGAAGCAGGGCCTAATCCATGTCCACCTATAGTTGTAGGAGTTGGCATAGGAGGAACTTTTGATAAATGTGCTTATTTGTCTAAAAAGGCACTTTTAAGACCTATAGATGCAAGAAATAAAAATAAATTTTATAAGGATTTAGAGGAAGAATTGTTAGAAAAAATTAATAGTTTAGGTATAGGGCCTCAAGGGTTTGGTGGAAAAACCACAGCATTGGCAGTTAATATAGAAACTTTCCCAACTCATATAGCAGGTTTACCAATAGCAGTAAATGTAAGCTGCCATGTTACTAGACACAAAGAGGAAATAATATAA
- a CDS encoding energy-coupling factor transporter ATPase yields MNEMIKCNNVTYKYESNKEDENTQKIALDNVNLTIKKGDFVVILGRNGSGKSTIAKHMNSLLIPSEGKVYVDNLDTGNLENTWNIRNKAGMVFQNPDNQIVATIVEEDVAFGPENLGIPQQEIRSRVDESLKKVNMYDYRRHAPHLLSGGQKQRVAIAGVLAMRPECIIFDEPTAMLDPSGRLEVVNTIKEVNKKYGITIVLITHFMEEAVEADKVIVMDSAKVVKEGTPKEIFKEVEMMKEIGLDVPQMTEIAYYLRQHNVEIPSDILTIDEMVDELCQLK; encoded by the coding sequence ATGAATGAGATGATTAAATGTAATAATGTTACATATAAGTATGAATCTAATAAAGAGGATGAAAATACTCAAAAGATTGCATTAGATAATGTTAATTTAACTATAAAAAAAGGTGATTTTGTAGTTATTTTAGGTAGAAATGGATCAGGTAAGTCAACTATAGCTAAGCATATGAATTCTCTTTTAATACCTTCAGAAGGTAAAGTGTATGTGGACAATTTGGATACTGGAAATTTAGAAAATACATGGAATATAAGAAATAAAGCTGGAATGGTTTTTCAAAATCCAGATAATCAAATTGTAGCTACTATAGTAGAAGAGGATGTAGCCTTTGGACCAGAAAATTTAGGAATTCCTCAACAGGAAATAAGATCTAGGGTAGATGAGTCACTTAAGAAGGTAAATATGTATGACTATAGAAGACATGCACCACATTTACTATCTGGAGGACAAAAGCAAAGAGTAGCCATTGCTGGTGTATTAGCTATGAGACCAGAATGTATTATATTTGATGAACCTACAGCTATGTTAGATCCTTCAGGAAGATTAGAAGTAGTTAATACCATTAAGGAAGTAAATAAAAAATATGGTATAACAATAGTTCTTATAACTCATTTTATGGAGGAAGCAGTAGAAGCAGATAAAGTTATAGTAATGGATTCTGCTAAAGTAGTAAAAGAAGGAACTCCTAAGGAAATATTTAAAGAAGTAGAAATGATGAAAGAAATAGGGTTAGATGTACCTCAAATGACAGAAATAGCCTATTATTTGAGACAACACAATGTGGAAATACCATCAGATATATTAACTATAGATGAAATGGTGGATGAATTATGTCAATTAAAATAG
- the rpsD gene encoding 30S ribosomal protein S4 produces the protein MARYTGATCRLCRREGLKLFLKGDRCYTDKCAFARRGYAPGQHGQSRKKVSNYGLQLREKQKAKRIYGILERQFRGYYEEADRRRGITGENLLRLLEMRLDNVVFRLGYGNSRTEARQLVTHGHFLINGKKVDIPSYQVSANDVITVCDKSKATEKFKTFAENPKTLPAWLSGNVEGFEGKVERQPAREDIDVPVNETLIVELYSK, from the coding sequence ATGGCTAGATATACTGGAGCAACTTGCAGACTTTGCAGAAGAGAAGGATTAAAACTATTCCTTAAGGGAGATAGATGTTATACAGATAAATGCGCATTCGCTAGAAGAGGATACGCACCAGGACAACATGGTCAAAGTAGAAAAAAAGTATCTAACTATGGATTACAATTAAGAGAAAAACAAAAAGCTAAGAGAATTTATGGTATCTTAGAACGTCAATTTAGAGGATATTATGAAGAAGCTGATAGAAGAAGAGGAATAACAGGTGAAAACTTGTTAAGACTTTTAGAAATGAGATTAGACAATGTAGTATTTAGATTAGGATATGGCAACTCAAGAACAGAAGCTAGACAATTAGTTACTCATGGACATTTTTTAATTAATGGTAAAAAAGTAGATATACCATCATACCAAGTTTCAGCTAATGATGTTATAACAGTATGTGATAAGAGTAAAGCAACAGAAAAATTCAAAACTTTTGCAGAAAATCCAAAAACATTACCAGCATGGTTATCAGGAAATGTTGAAGGCTTTGAAGGAAAAGTAGAAAGACAACCAGCAAGAGAAGATATAGATGTACCTGTTAACGAAACATTAATAGTTGAGTTATACAGCAAATAA
- a CDS encoding energy-coupling factor transporter ATPase — protein sequence MSIKIENLTHVYMEGTPFEKKAIDNINITIEDGEFVALIGHTGSGKSTLIQHINGLLKPKSGNIIIDNVNIADRGVKLSSIRKKVGLVFQYPEYQLFEETIEKDIAFGPINLGLNQEEILNRVKRAMNIVGLDYEVYKDKSPFELSGGQKRRVAIAGVVAMEPKILILDEPTAGLDPKARDDIYSKIQALRKEYNMTIILVSHSMEDVAKFADKILVMHKGKCVLQGKPCEVFKEIDALESIGLAAPEVTYLVQKLRKKGFNLPDNIYTIEKAKKELLKSLKSEGIIK from the coding sequence ATGTCAATTAAAATAGAAAATTTAACACATGTATATATGGAAGGAACACCTTTCGAGAAAAAGGCAATAGATAATATAAATATAACCATAGAAGATGGAGAATTTGTTGCTTTAATTGGGCATACCGGTTCAGGTAAGTCTACATTAATTCAGCATATAAATGGGTTGCTAAAACCCAAATCAGGAAATATTATAATAGATAATGTAAATATAGCAGATAGAGGGGTAAAATTAAGTTCTATAAGAAAAAAAGTTGGACTTGTATTTCAATACCCTGAGTATCAACTATTTGAAGAAACCATAGAGAAAGATATTGCTTTTGGACCTATTAATTTAGGTTTAAATCAAGAAGAAATTTTAAATAGAGTAAAAAGAGCAATGAATATAGTAGGATTAGATTATGAAGTCTATAAGGATAAATCTCCATTTGAATTAAGTGGAGGTCAAAAGAGAAGAGTAGCTATAGCAGGAGTAGTAGCTATGGAACCTAAAATATTAATATTAGATGAACCTACAGCGGGTTTGGACCCTAAAGCTAGAGATGATATATATAGTAAAATTCAAGCATTAAGAAAAGAATATAATATGACTATAATTCTTGTTTCACATAGCATGGAAGATGTTGCTAAGTTTGCGGATAAAATATTAGTTATGCATAAGGGAAAATGTGTATTACAAGGAAAGCCTTGTGAAGTATTTAAAGAGATCGATGCTCTTGAAAGTATAGGATTAGCAGCACCAGAAGTTACCTATTTAGTACAAAAATTAAGAAAAAAAGGTTTTAATTTGCCAGATAATATTTATACTATAGAAAAAGCTAAAAAAGAATTATTAAAATCACTTAAAAGTGAGGGAATTATTAAATGA
- the rplM gene encoding 50S ribosomal protein L13 — MKSYIAKPHEVERKWYIVDAAGKPLGRVASQVASILRGKHKPTYTPHVDTGDNVIVINVEKVVLTGKKLDQKLLRHHSLYPGGLKEIPYREAIAKKPEFVFEEAVRRMLPSGVLGRKMLKKLKAYKGAEHNQEAQKPEVLELRY; from the coding sequence ATGAAATCATATATAGCTAAACCACATGAAGTTGAAAGAAAATGGTATATAGTTGACGCTGCTGGTAAGCCATTAGGAAGAGTAGCTAGCCAAGTTGCATCAATATTAAGAGGTAAACATAAACCTACATATACACCACATGTTGATACAGGTGATAATGTAATAGTTATAAATGTTGAAAAAGTGGTATTAACAGGTAAAAAATTAGATCAAAAATTATTAAGACATCATTCATTATATCCAGGTGGATTAAAGGAAATACCATACAGAGAAGCAATAGCTAAAAAACCTGAGTTCGTATTTGAAGAAGCAGTTAGAAGAATGCTTCCAAGCGGAGTTTTAGGAAGAAAAATGTTAAAGAAATTAAAGGCTTATAAAGGAGCAGAACACAATCAAGAAGCTCAAAAACCAGAAGTATTAGAATTAAGATACTAA
- a CDS encoding energy-coupling factor transporter transmembrane component T family protein, with translation MIKDITIGQYIPGDSFVHKLDPRVKIIISLIYIIDLFIVNNFKGYIFIVLFTLVAILISQIKFKYIYKGLKPILILVIITAILNLFLTPGDTLLFKWKFITIYKEGVRLAIFMVLRLVFLIIGTSLLTLTTSPIELTDGIEKLLNPLRKIGVPAHELAMMMTIALRFIPTLMDETDKIMKAQMARGADFESGNLIQRAKNLIPLLVPLFISSFRRADELAMAMEARCYRGGEGRTRMKELSFSSRDYVAIVFTSILVILSIWSRMWT, from the coding sequence ATGATAAAGGATATAACAATAGGACAATATATACCAGGAGATTCTTTTGTGCATAAGTTAGATCCAAGAGTTAAGATAATTATATCCCTTATATATATAATTGACCTTTTTATAGTTAATAATTTTAAAGGGTATATATTTATAGTGCTATTTACTTTAGTAGCTATATTAATTTCTCAAATAAAATTTAAATATATATATAAGGGACTGAAACCTATACTTATATTAGTGATAATAACAGCTATTTTAAACCTATTTTTAACACCAGGAGATACATTATTGTTTAAGTGGAAGTTTATTACTATATATAAGGAGGGGGTAAGATTAGCTATATTTATGGTCCTAAGATTAGTATTTTTAATAATAGGAACATCATTATTAACGCTAACAACATCGCCTATAGAACTTACAGATGGAATAGAAAAATTGTTAAATCCATTAAGAAAAATAGGAGTTCCAGCTCATGAGCTTGCTATGATGATGACTATAGCTTTAAGATTTATACCAACACTTATGGATGAAACTGATAAAATTATGAAAGCACAAATGGCTAGAGGTGCAGATTTTGAGTCAGGTAATTTAATACAAAGGGCTAAAAATTTAATACCATTACTAGTCCCACTTTTTATTAGTTCATTTAGACGAGCAGATGAATTAGCTATGGCTATGGAAGCAAGATGCTATAGGGGAGGAGAGGGAAGAACTAGGATGAAAGAACTTTCTTTTTCTTCAAGAGATTATGTAGCAATAGTATTTACTTCGATTTTAGTTATACTATCTATTTGGAGCAGGATGTGGACTTAG
- the rplQ gene encoding 50S ribosomal protein L17, giving the protein MAGYRKLGRPTDQRKAMLRNLVTSFLKHGKIETTETRAKETRSIAEKMITLAKRGDLHARRQVLSFVTEEAVVQRLFEEIAPKYAERNGGYTRIYKVGPRRGDGAEVVILELV; this is encoded by the coding sequence ATGGCAGGATATCGTAAATTAGGTCGTCCAACTGATCAACGTAAAGCAATGCTTAGAAATCTTGTAACTAGTTTTTTAAAGCATGGTAAAATAGAAACTACAGAAACTAGAGCTAAAGAAACTAGAAGTATTGCTGAAAAAATGATAACCCTTGCAAAGAGAGGAGATCTTCATGCAAGAAGACAAGTACTTTCTTTTGTAACAGAAGAAGCAGTAGTACAAAGACTATTTGAAGAAATAGCTCCTAAGTATGCTGAAAGAAATGGTGGATACACAAGAATATATAAAGTTGGCCCAAGAAGAGGCGACGGAGCTGAAGTAGTTATACTAGAATTAGTATAA
- the cwlD gene encoding N-acetylmuramoyl-L-alanine amidase CwlD has translation MKIHNKKLVLATLIIFISLGFIIRINVFSSLNSIKEKKIILIDPGHGGMDGGAVAKDGTLEKDLNLDISKILKKSLKKEGYKVVMTREDDSGLYSEDKGTRVRQKKIEDLNKRCEIKKTSKCDMFISIHLNMFDQSKYYGAQVWYSNNEDSKRFAHILQNNLREELDENNKRKEKAAKNSYKILRNNDEMPSVIVECGFLSNSMELDKLKSTDYQKKISKAIVKSVDDYFNDKE, from the coding sequence TTGAAGATTCATAATAAGAAATTAGTATTAGCAACCCTTATAATATTTATAAGTCTTGGTTTTATAATAAGGATTAATGTTTTTAGTAGCTTAAATAGTATTAAAGAAAAAAAGATTATTCTTATAGATCCAGGTCATGGTGGAATGGATGGAGGAGCAGTAGCCAAAGATGGTACTTTAGAGAAGGATCTAAATTTAGATATAAGTAAAATATTAAAGAAAAGCCTCAAAAAAGAAGGCTATAAGGTTGTAATGACAAGAGAAGATGATAGTGGTCTATATTCAGAAGATAAAGGAACAAGAGTTAGACAAAAAAAAATAGAGGACTTGAACAAGAGATGTGAAATTAAAAAAACTAGCAAGTGTGACATGTTTATAAGTATACATTTAAATATGTTTGATCAAAGTAAATATTATGGAGCTCAAGTATGGTATTCAAATAATGAAGATAGTAAAAGATTTGCACATATATTACAAAATAATTTAAGGGAAGAATTAGACGAAAATAATAAAAGAAAAGAAAAAGCAGCAAAAAATAGTTATAAAATATTAAGGAATAATGATGAAATGCCTTCAGTTATTGTAGAATGTGGTTTTTTATCTAATTCTATGGAATTAGATAAATTGAAAAGTACCGATTATCAAAAGAAGATATCAAAAGCTATAGTTAAATCAGTAGATGATTATTTCAATGATAAAGAGTAA
- the rpsM gene encoding 30S ribosomal protein S13, producing the protein MARISGIDLPKEKRVEIGLTYIYGIGLPTSQEILKATGVNPDTRVKDLSEEEVNAIRDYVNKNVKVEGDLRREIKLNIKRLVEIGSYRGIRHRRNLPVRGQKTKTNARTRKGPKRAIGGKKKK; encoded by the coding sequence ATGGCAAGAATTTCAGGTATAGACCTACCAAAAGAAAAAAGAGTAGAAATCGGTCTAACATATATATACGGAATTGGCTTACCAACTTCTCAAGAAATATTAAAAGCTACTGGAGTAAATCCAGATACAAGAGTTAAAGACTTATCAGAAGAAGAAGTTAATGCAATCAGAGATTACGTTAATAAAAATGTAAAAGTTGAAGGTGACTTAAGAAGAGAAATTAAACTTAACATAAAGAGATTAGTTGAAATTGGATCTTATAGAGGAATAAGACATAGAAGGAATCTTCCAGTTAGAGGTCAAAAGACTAAGACTAACGCGAGAACAAGAAAAGGTCCAAAGAGAGCTATAGGTGGAAAGAAGAAAAAATAA
- the rpsK gene encoding 30S ribosomal protein S11: MAAGIKAKRSRRKKERKNVEHGCAHIKSTFNNSIVTITDSVGNTLSWASAGGLGFRGSRKSTPFAAQMAAETAAKAAMEHGLKSIEVYVKGPGSGREAAIRSLQAAGLEVTLIKDVTPIPHNGCRPPKRRRV; the protein is encoded by the coding sequence ATGGCAGCAGGAATAAAAGCTAAAAGAAGTAGAAGAAAAAAAGAAAGAAAAAATGTTGAACATGGTTGTGCACATATAAAATCAACTTTCAACAATTCAATAGTTACAATCACTGACAGTGTTGGTAATACTTTATCTTGGGCAAGTGCAGGTGGATTAGGTTTTAGAGGTTCAAGAAAAAGCACACCATTTGCAGCACAAATGGCTGCAGAAACAGCAGCTAAAGCGGCTATGGAACATGGATTAAAAAGCATAGAAGTTTATGTAAAAGGACCGGGCTCAGGAAGAGAAGCTGCTATAAGATCTTTACAAGCAGCAGGTCTAGAAGTTACTTTAATAAAGGATGTAACTCCAATACCACATAATGGTTGTAGACCACCAAAGAGAAGAAGAGTATAG
- the infA gene encoding translation initiation factor IF-1 — MSKDDVIEMQGTVLESLPNAMFEVELESGHKIIAHISGKLRMNFIRILPGDKVTVELSPYDLTRGRITWRAK, encoded by the coding sequence ATGTCAAAAGATGATGTAATTGAAATGCAAGGTACTGTTTTAGAATCTCTACCTAATGCTATGTTTGAGGTAGAATTAGAAAGCGGTCATAAAATAATTGCACATATATCAGGAAAATTAAGAATGAATTTCATAAGAATTTTACCAGGTGATAAAGTAACTGTAGAACTTTCTCCATACGATTTAACCAGAGGAAGAATAACCTGGAGAGCCAAATAA
- the rpsI gene encoding 30S ribosomal protein S9, with translation MAKVQYFGTGRRKKSVARVRLVAGDGKVIINNRDIENYFPIETLRVIVNQPLVLTETKDKYDVLVNVHGGGFTGQAGAVRHGISRALVKADENMKPSLKKAGFLTRDPRMKERKKYGLKKARRSPQFSKR, from the coding sequence ATGGCTAAAGTACAGTATTTTGGAACTGGAAGAAGAAAAAAATCAGTAGCAAGAGTAAGACTTGTAGCTGGAGATGGAAAAGTAATAATAAATAACAGAGATATAGAAAACTATTTCCCAATAGAAACATTAAGAGTAATAGTTAACCAACCATTAGTGTTAACAGAAACAAAGGATAAATATGATGTATTAGTAAATGTTCACGGCGGTGGATTTACAGGTCAAGCAGGAGCAGTAAGACATGGTATATCTAGAGCTCTTGTAAAAGCTGATGAAAATATGAAACCATCATTAAAGAAAGCAGGTTTCTTAACAAGAGATCCAAGAATGAAAGAAAGAAAGAAATATGGATTAAAGAAAGCAAGAAGATCTCCACAATTCTCAAAGAGATAA
- the rpmJ gene encoding 50S ribosomal protein L36 — MKVRPSVKPICEKCKVIKRKGKVMVICENPKHKQKQG, encoded by the coding sequence ATGAAAGTAAGACCATCAGTTAAACCTATATGCGAAAAATGCAAGGTTATAAAAAGAAAAGGTAAAGTAATGGTTATTTGTGAAAATCCTAAACACAAACAAAAACAAGGCTAA
- the truA gene encoding tRNA pseudouridine(38-40) synthase TruA, protein MKNIKLKLEYDGTNYCGWQRQKNEKFITLQGTLEKVISNITKEKVEITGASRTDSGVHAKGYMCNFFTNSRIPPENLQKVINNNLPPDIVVLSSEEVSSEFHSRFCSKGKTYEYTILNKSEPIAIGRNYVFHFKDKLDIDKMRIASKYFIGTHNFSAFQTKGSSVKTSVRTISKFEINKSGDFIKFIITGDGFLYNMVRIIVGTLIEIGLNKREPEYVEYVIKSKDRRKAGKCVPSSGLCLKEVFY, encoded by the coding sequence GTGAAAAATATAAAGTTAAAACTTGAATATGATGGAACAAATTATTGTGGGTGGCAAAGACAAAAAAATGAAAAATTTATTACACTACAAGGTACGTTAGAGAAAGTTATAAGTAATATAACTAAAGAAAAAGTAGAAATTACAGGAGCAAGTAGAACAGATTCAGGAGTTCACGCTAAAGGATATATGTGTAATTTTTTTACCAATTCTAGAATACCACCTGAAAATTTACAAAAAGTAATTAATAATAATTTACCACCAGATATAGTAGTTTTAAGTTCAGAAGAAGTTAGCAGTGAATTTCATTCTAGATTTTGTAGTAAGGGCAAAACTTATGAATATACAATTTTAAATAAATCTGAACCTATAGCTATAGGAAGAAATTATGTTTTCCATTTTAAAGATAAACTTGATATAGATAAAATGAGAATAGCATCAAAATATTTTATAGGAACACATAATTTTTCTGCATTTCAAACAAAAGGAAGTAGTGTGAAAACTTCAGTAAGAACCATAAGTAAATTTGAAATAAATAAAAGCGGTGATTTTATAAAGTTTATAATTACAGGGGATGGTTTTCTTTATAACATGGTAAGAATAATAGTAGGTACATTGATAGAAATTGGATTAAATAAGAGAGAACCAGAATATGTAGAGTATGTTATAAAATCAAAGGACAGAAGGAAAGCAGGTAAATGTGTGCCTTCATCTGGGCTGTGTTTAAAGGAAGTATTTTATTAA